The Antarcticibacterium sp. 1MA-6-2 genome has a window encoding:
- the mraY gene encoding phospho-N-acetylmuramoyl-pentapeptide-transferase produces MLYYLFNFLDQRYEIPGAGLFEFISFRSAMAIILSLLISTIYGKKIINFLLRKQVGESVRDLGLKGQSEKAGTPTMGGLIIIIATLIPVLLFAKLDNIYVLLLIVTTLWMGAIGFLDDYIKIFRKNKEGLKGLFKVVGQVGLGLIIGCTMYFHPGITVKEKPNVPVLTDTEFVEQAEMASEAVGPGEKSTTTTIPFVKDNEFDYASLITWINPAWESYAWLIFIPIVIFIVTAVSNGANLTDGIDGLAAGSSAIIVLTLGVFAWVSGNIIFSDYLNIMYIPRSGEMTIYISAFAGALVGFLWYNTYPAQVFMGDTGSLTIGGIIAVLAIATRKELLIPILCGIFLIENLSVVMQVSWFKITKRRYGEGRRIFLMSPLHHHYQKRGIHESKIVVRFWVVGIFLAIVTIVTLKVR; encoded by the coding sequence ATGCTATACTATTTATTCAATTTTTTAGACCAGCGTTATGAAATCCCCGGGGCGGGATTGTTTGAATTTATTTCATTCCGCTCGGCTATGGCTATTATTCTTTCTCTCTTGATTTCAACCATTTACGGTAAAAAGATAATCAACTTCCTCTTACGTAAGCAGGTAGGAGAAAGTGTAAGAGATCTTGGTCTAAAGGGGCAAAGCGAAAAAGCAGGAACTCCAACAATGGGAGGATTAATAATTATAATTGCTACCCTTATTCCTGTACTGCTCTTCGCTAAGCTTGATAATATTTATGTGCTCCTGCTTATAGTAACCACCCTCTGGATGGGTGCAATAGGATTTTTAGATGATTATATCAAAATATTCAGAAAAAATAAAGAAGGCCTCAAAGGTCTGTTCAAAGTAGTTGGACAGGTAGGCCTTGGTTTAATCATAGGTTGTACCATGTACTTCCATCCCGGGATTACAGTGAAGGAAAAACCGAATGTTCCTGTGCTTACAGATACTGAATTTGTCGAGCAGGCAGAAATGGCATCAGAAGCAGTAGGGCCGGGAGAAAAGAGTACAACGACTACAATTCCTTTTGTCAAGGATAATGAATTTGATTATGCAAGCTTAATAACCTGGATAAATCCTGCGTGGGAAAGTTATGCCTGGTTAATCTTTATTCCTATAGTTATTTTCATAGTAACAGCTGTTTCCAATGGAGCAAATTTAACTGATGGTATCGACGGGCTGGCAGCGGGCTCCTCTGCGATAATAGTTTTAACCCTGGGTGTTTTCGCCTGGGTCTCGGGTAACATCATATTTTCAGATTATCTCAATATAATGTACATCCCGAGGTCTGGAGAGATGACCATTTATATTTCGGCATTCGCGGGAGCCTTAGTGGGATTCCTTTGGTACAATACTTATCCTGCCCAGGTTTTTATGGGAGATACAGGCAGTTTAACAATAGGCGGAATTATAGCGGTACTGGCTATTGCCACAAGAAAGGAATTACTGATCCCCATTCTCTGCGGAATTTTCCTCATTGAAAATTTGTCGGTAGTAATGCAGGTAAGCTGGTTTAAAATTACAAAAAGACGCTATGGTGAAGGCCGAAGGATATTTTTAATGTCGCCCCTGCATCACCATTACCAGAAACGAGGAATTCACGAGAGTAAGATTGTTGTAAGGTTTTGGGTAGTAGGAATTTTTCTCGCCATTGTTACCATAGTTACACTGAAGGTGAGATAG